The Perognathus longimembris pacificus isolate PPM17 chromosome 3, ASM2315922v1, whole genome shotgun sequence nucleotide sequence ATAACAGAACTCGGCAGCCTTCAGGGGAGATACGGTGGCAGGAGCTCACATCCCTCCAGGCATCAGGCTTGCCTGCATGAGGTCCTGTTATCCTGGGCCAAGGGTTACAGACTTAAGGCAAGTAGCACTGTACAAGGACTTTATGTTCAGGCAgagtgaaattatgtcattttcaggaaaatggttGGAACTGAAGATTACCATAtgaagtgagataagccaagctcaaaaagcaTATTTTCACTCACAGGCattatatgtttgtatttttttaaagaacatcatGATTATAAAAGGAAGACTGTTTAGAGAGGAACTAatagatggaaggatggagaAAGAAGAGGGTGGCAAGATGAATATTAtagaaatatattatatacatagatatgaaAATTGTACTATGAAGTCCTCAAAATGtcaagaaggagggagaagagtgGCTAAGAAAGTAATGTTGATCAGGTGAATTGGATCCAAGTACATGATATGAAAGTTATAAATATCTTTGTATAAATAATTTATGGCAGAGAAATTTGTTCTTaaagaaaataccttttttttaagCAGAAGGTGATCCTAACATAGCACCAAGATTTAGTGTGATAAGCTGACTAGTGCAGCTAAGAATCATGGAGTCTCGGGGGTTTGGGACCTGATACCTTCCCTAGCCCTAGTGGAGTACTGAGCCCCCAGGGAATGCTCTTTCCAGTTAGGCATTTAGACAgacccacagacagacagggttGTGAAGGGCTCTGGGGACTGCCTTTCACGGTACTTACTGTCAGCATCCTCCTTGTGTCACACAGCTTGGGTGCCTGAATCTCAACAATGTTCCAATTTATCATGAACCTGGAATCTGCtatgagtttctttctttcttttttttttctgccagtcctgaggcttggacacagggcctgagcactgtccctggcttctttttgctcaaggctagccctctacctcttgagccatgccaccacttctgggtttttctgtttatatggtgctgaggaatcaaacccatggcttcctgcatgctaggcaagcactctaccactaagccacattcctagtcatGAGTTTCTTGAGATAGGCtaaggcaaatattttaaaagtgcaAGAGCTTCTGAAGAAGCCTGTTACTGTCACTGTCACCTCTGGGTCCTTTCACTCAAAGGGAAGGACACTAGCCTAACTAACAAGctatgccagttctgaggctacAAGGGACAGAGGACCTGTGATGAGCTTTCACAGGATGGTGTGGAGGGACAGGAAGGTCCACTTTCTCCTCTGCCAAAGGGCCAAAGACCACACCAGAGAAAAGCAGAGAACAATATCAGCACCATAGTTTGGGTGATGTGAAGCAGCTGCTACCTGCCCATTCAGGATTTGGGCacatgcttttattttccttgacagacaaggaaaaatatattcttGCTGGTTGTGGAAAATGATGgcttggggttggaggcatggctcagttgtagAATGCCAGACAGTGAATAAGAATGATGGCTAGTAGGACTGCTGAATGAGCAAGGCTGGGAATACCTTGCACTCGCCAAGGACTGACTGCAATCTTGGCCAAGTTCTGCAGGCATCCCATGCCTCAGTGCCCCCATGAGTGAAGTAAGGAATACAACAGCCCCTATCTCCCTAGCTCCTAGTAAAGATGAGGAGTCAAGCAGTGCATTGAATGGTATGTGCAGCAAATACAAGGTCAGAGAAATTGTCACTTTGGGTCCCCATCTTCTAGTGGCCTTGAAGCCCAGGGCTTTGAGGATGGCTTGGGTTCATGGACCCCTGAGGGAACACTTCCTGATCTTGTCCTTGGGTGAGAGGGGACAGTACACCTTGCCTCTGCTCCAACCACATACCATGCCTCTCAGTTACCTCTGATTTCTGGAGTTGATTCTGCTGTCCGTTTGTTGTTCCTCATGGCAGAGGCCACCTTCTCCAGAAGCAGGCGATTGTCTCTGTCGATAATGGACAGCCGTTCCTCCTCCAGCTGCAGGCATAGAGATCTCTGAGGAACCCAGGCTTTCTGAGTACAGTTCTCTTGACTGCCCCCTGCAGGTCTCTATCGCCTAACCAGCGGCCTGCACATGCATGGCAGTGAGGTAGACAGTGGCTGTGATATGTGCCTTGAGCGACTGTGCTATGAACTGGAATACACTAGGatgtagcagcagcagcaagaagcTACAACATCCTGCAAAATGATGTCACTTCCTCCAACTGATAACTTGGTAGTCACATTAAtgaggaaattattttatttaaaagagatATTTAATATTGTTCAGAAGAAGAGGATCTTTGGGCCCAAAGAAAATTATGTGCCACTTTTAAAACAGATTGACCTAGTTTGTTCAAAGTGGGCTGTACTTTTGCTCAGCCCATTCACAGTATCATTCTTAGACAGGTAACAAGGATGGCTCAGCATGCTGTGGAGGCATTACTGGAACATGCCACACAGGTGTCACTCCTGCTGAATGGCCTAAATCGCAAGAACAAGATACTGAGCAGCCAAATAATGTTCTAGTTTAAATTAAGGAAGGGTGTTTTCTGTAGCTTCCCTGTAGAAATAGCGCTACCAGAAGCTGAGATAAGATGGGTCAGCCTGAGGACCTAGAAGGTTCCAGTGCAATTGCCAACCATTTCAACTGGGATAGGACTATATCAACTGGCCACCTAGAGTACAATTATCTCTAAATAGAGAATCCATCTCCCTACCCACATCACATCCCTGGGTCTCCGAGCTGACACCTCTGGGTGGGTTAAGACTGTGGCAAGCACAACTGATCATGTACCTTCAGCCTCTTGAGCTTAAGGTGCAGGTGGCTGAAAGTTGCTGGTGCACGGGTGTCTACCACAGGCTGGGCATGCTGGACCTGTGGCACAAAGTGAGAAGTGAGATTCCAGGGGGCAGTTTTAGCAGATAATTAAATTTAGGTTGTACAGATTCTGAGCTACTAGCACTGGGACTTTATTGCTCATAGTGTCAAAGATTCCATATCATTCCATGGCTGAAAGCTCCAACTGAAGTTCATGATCTAACTCAAAATATGAATATCCCCCTGGAAGGAACCAAGAAGCCCTCAGACAGGGTTCCCCACTGTGCTGTCACTGTGTTGTTATGTAAAATAATCAAGTGGGTGTAGAGAaaggtttttacttttttttttttttgtcaatcgtgtgacttgaactctgggcctgggctcttcagctcaaagctagtgatctaccatatgagccacagcaccacttccaattttctggtgactaattggagataagaacctcatggcctttcctgcctgggctgactttgaactgtgatcctcagctctcagcctcctgagtagctaggattacaagcatgagccactggtatccaactAGAGAAAGGACTCTTTAAGTACTAAAAATCAGGCACATCTACCTGTCTGCCTGGTTGAAACCCTTCCTGCAAGCATCTATGACCTTTCCCCGCTTTGCTGTGTTGTCTGAGCCTAGCAATGTGTTCAGTGATAATTTCAGCACAGGTTAGAAAGCAACATTTGTCAAGTTTCCTGTTAGGAGATGTACTACAGGGTTGAAACTGTAGCTCAGTTGGTTTGAGCCTGATCttggataaaaacaaaaaagatgtacCTTTACTAGAAAATGTTGATTTGAAACTAGAATTTTACAATCAGGAgagtatatattattttgtatattattCTTTGCAGTAGAACAAATCTCTCCTGTCCTAGGACCTTGACTACCAGAGTGTATTAGCTGATAATAAGAAAATGACAACATTAGGAACTCCCACCACCCAAAGCATATCTAAAATGACTATGTGGGATTTGGAATAAAAactagcagtagagcacttgcctggcataaaT carries:
- the Cfap97d2 gene encoding uncharacterized protein CFAP97D2, with amino-acid sequence MHRTPRASRALQQAWEKAYQDHRQKVQHAQPVVDTRAPATFSHLHLKLKRLKLEEERLSIIDRDNRLLLEKVASAMRNNKRTAESTPEIRASELA